A portion of the Trachemys scripta elegans isolate TJP31775 chromosome 9, CAS_Tse_1.0, whole genome shotgun sequence genome contains these proteins:
- the LOC117883215 gene encoding mitochondrial ubiquitin ligase activator of nfkb 1-A-like, giving the protein MDALPVTSGELLCLASSLAFSGLFYYLYRKKAKALARIQEAPKLQVDDGLPDLLSATSGQCLHYVALEGIVLPAKAALSSQHHEELQGVIQKLVLKEHRLIWNSLARSWNESERVVSEQVYTVPFALASPSAEAVTRVSVESPLRAVRLPLETVYERFQHPTHGFKDLISHYLSGEKPKGLLETEEMLRVGASLTGIGELAMHPDGTLHLQPPADGSNYFLHLGDWQTLLAEMESVSSFWKGAAVLCGLTGVAVILYALCQAYQQRRHKQEQEEQRREFEALWGNGDTATESGEDASEDACIICLTRPRECVLLCCGHVCCCFRCYEALPSHTCPICRSPIDRVVPLYQA; this is encoded by the exons ATGGACGCCCTGCCCGTCACCTCCGGGGAGCTGCTGTGCCTGGCCTCCAGCCTGGCCTTCTCCGGCCTCTTCTATTACCTGTACAGGAAGAAGGCCAAAGCGCTGGCTCGGATCCAG GAGGCCCCGAAGCTTCAGGTAGATGATGGTCTGCCTGACCTGCTATCTGCCACCAGTGGCCAGTGTCTGCATTATGTTGCCTTAGAAG GGATTGTCCTGCCAGCAAAAGCGGCTCTGTCCAGCCAGCACCAcgaggagctgcagggagtgaTCCAGAAACTAGTTCTGAAGGAGCATCGACTGATCTGGAACAGCCTCGCCCGGAGTTG GAATGAAAGTGAGCGGGTGGTTTCGGAGCAGGTGTACACGGTGCCCTTTGCCCTGGCATCCCCCAGTGCTGAGGCAGTGACACGGGTGAGTGTAGAGAGCCCTCTACGGGCTGTCCGGCTGCCCCTGGAGACTGTGTATGAGCGCTTCCAGCACCCAACCCACGGCTTCAAAGACCTGATCAGTCACTACCTGAGCGGGGAGAAGCCCAAGGGcctgctggagacagaggagatgCTGCGAGTGGGGGCAAGCCTGACTGGCATCGGGGAGCTGGCCATGCACCCAGATGGGACCCTccacctgcagcccccagctgatGGGTCCAACTACTTCCTGCACCTGGGGGACTGGCAGACGCTGCTGGCGGAGATGGAGTCAGTGAGCAGCTTCTGGAAGGGGGCGGCGGTGCTGTGCGGCTTGACAGGCGTGGCGGTGATCCTGTACGCCCTCTGCCAGGCCTATCAGCAGCGCCGGCACAAGCAGGAGCAGGAGGAGCAGCGGCGGGAGTTCGAGGCCCTGTGGGGCAACGGGGACACAGCGACTGAGTCTGGGGAGGACGCGTCGGAGGACGCCTGCATCATCTGCCTGACACGGCCCCGCGAGTGCGTCCTGCTATGCTGCGGCCATGTCTGTTGCTGCTTCCGCTGCTACGAGGCTCTGCCTAGCCacacctgccccatctgcaggagCCCCATAGACAGGGTAGTGCCCCTCTACCAggcctga